One segment of Coffea arabica cultivar ET-39 chromosome 7c, Coffea Arabica ET-39 HiFi, whole genome shotgun sequence DNA contains the following:
- the LOC113699790 gene encoding uncharacterized protein, with product MDGNHIHACPPTGEQMAYTKRHGFKSQNILAVCDHDMHFIYVYAGWKGSAHDAQVLGSALAYPSDFPLPQPGQYYLVDAAYRNVPGFMPPYKNVGPESPAKTLFNTRHSQLCNVIERIFGVLKKRFKFLKGPIDNFYMSTQITIVIAYCTLHSFLRLHQPEDAHFQRFESKDVHLNEEPEVAGQYLSRSH from the exons ATGGATGGCAACCACATCCATGCTTGTCCTCCGACAGGCGAGCAAATGGCATATACAAAACGGCACGGGTTTAAATCACAGAATATTCTGGCAGTGTGTGACCATGACATGCACTTCATCTATGTGTATGCTGGATGGAAGGGAAGTGCACATGACGCGCAAGTATTAGGGTCAGCATTAGCATATCCGTCGGATTTTCCACTGCCGCAACCTG GCCAATACTACTTAGTTGATGCGGCATATAGGAATGTTCCTGGCTTCATGCCCCCGTATAAGAATGTGGGCCCCGAATCTCCGGCAAAGACCTTGTTCAATACTCGACATTCGCAGCTTTGCAATGTCATTGAGCGCATATTCGGTGTGCTGAAGAAAAGATTCAAATTTTTAAAAGGTCCGATAGATAATTTCTACATGAGCACTCAAATAACCATAGTCATTGCTTATTGTACGTTGCACAGCTTTTTAAGGTTGCACCAACCGGAAGATGCCCATTTTCAACGGTTCGAATCAAAAGACGTGCACTTAAATGAAGAGCCAGAAGTAGCAGGCCAGTACCTCAGCCGTTCGCATTGA